tccctaagagcattcaacacagggtaatgacacctcgacccactaacctacaagaggctttaacaatggcccgccatactttagacacggcgaatgaaatagaaacgccggcaccaatggtcgagaaccaatcgagcggcaataaaagaacatgggaagcctctcaatcaagcaaccacaaccacaacaacctctccaagaagcctttcgcctccaacgacaagaaaggctataccggaaaactacctttttgtaacgaatgccgcaagcatcactttgaaggatgtggcaggttccgccaccggcgccaaggaagtggtcacatcgccaaacattgtggaagtgccacccccatcactcaaaagggacccaacccacgaaagttggtcacttgctacgcatgtggccaaacgggtcattttaggaatgaatgcccaaataagaaaatcaaccccaacgcacgccgttgaactttcaacatcaacgcctaggatgcccgagacgacgatggactagtcacgggtacgtttcttcacaacaaaccgtatgtttcatacttattcgattcaattaccgctagacgttttacaaccaagactttgacttgtactcattacattccacctttttcccttagatactacttaggcaatttaagcgaccaacggaaagatattgtgtgtctataaattctatcggaggatatacgttaagaatattgacttgacacctatagaactagggagctcagaacctattcgttaaggagaaattgtttccctacaactaggtatagattattgtgaactaaataattttcggttgaaaaccgataccctcttcctcgtatccatgaccacctgattgcttgcatgaatcccgtgtgcattccaaaacgacctccgttccggttatcatcaattgggggttaagggagacgatgtctcctaagccatttccgaactcgcaacgttagttgtaaatctctcttagtaccgtttgatttatttaggactccgtccgtattcatgaacctcctaaaccacgtatgcaacttatctagacaaatctgttatcatatttatagatgacatcttaacttatttaagtaaagaaggaaaacgaacaacatcaccatcttacgctcgaacttttgagaaaagagcaactttataccaaattctccgagtgagaatttctgttgaacgaagtccaattttctagaccatgatgttaatggtcaaggcattacaatcaatctcgaaatcaagccacatgtaatcaggaaactctcccaactcagacttgtattcgtaaaatcttagatctcgtctatttttacagaagattcatttctgacttttctcgtgttacacgacttttaaactcgttaactcactaaggaaaactttaaacctctccgtgttcgaaccttgagcgtgattcttcacaccaacaattctagttaaaatcgtatagcaacagatggaactcaaacatggaaatatttctacttgaacgccgaaaggcatactctctcgtctcaaaaatcaacataactaaaattcgttattttgcacgaagaattcaaatactaaattgtggatccgatcaattttctcgtcatcccgtaccacactacctacctctgttatttcaccgtcaccgtctaatattactggaatttaagataacacacaatccaatgatacttcactcttctttgacttaacgcccttgtgtttctgataatcggtcaactattattcaaccccgaactatacaactacgtgtactacctcgtttctctttcagacttcaacttttgacaactagaggcacgttatggcaaccccgagatgtaagctcatcctattctaagtcctcatttcactcctatctttatcgctcgcatttccgtttaaggaaactccttgtaacatttctccatggatagagaaactcttcatattacaatagtattcgccacgagggtgaatagttctaacgaacattttcgaaccctaactaacttgttcaaacgtatattaagagattctattccaacacggtgcatctttgtcaattatcacgtatcgaaatactcgtttcacttctagttttgcaagaaaccttggagacccgcttagacatgagtaccgcgtaccacccacaaaccgacgaaccgagcaaacgaacgatttacgtcttggaaagacatgtcacaaactcgtattgtcacctttagtagatcactcttacaacagtagataccactcgtgtgttcacacgcacttttcaaaaccctatatgaccgctaatgtcatgcccctgttcatttaaccaaagcatcaaccaccgaaatctgaactccatcaagaaacaacaattgagatcgttcaagtccgagaagggctcgagacaacccattgtcgccagaagagttataccaaacttagatgaaaacctcaccaaacccagtgtgtaaccgcgtaatattgagaaaccgtaccttggaagggtgtaatccattttgggaaattgagaaaggctatatccgcaatattgaaccttttgaaaccttggggcgtattggaaccgcttcctaccgtttagaacttccgactcaattaagtttccgtttaccctacatttcgtgtaacaaacttagaaacgtgtcctgcggaacaggaacgtgcaatcctgctagatacatcaactatcgatgacaaactactcttcataggaaaaccagttgaaaccagggatcgtaaaaaccaaaccttaatacaacgtgaaaccctaactatccaaattcatgagaacactcaaggacgtaccttcacttattcatagcattgacatctccggtctcgagtgagaggcatcgattattacttccaactaaatttcgggacgaaatttcttttgaggtgtggataatgtaacatcccgcgtttttccgttaaattattttaacgccgtctttttttttattttttatttatttaatatcctcagcatctcgattcgtatcctcttttagctacattcttaaaatattttcgttattggattataacgtcccccgtactctcgtgaagttaaatattcgttcggttaattttcgcacccgactacaaactagagggactagttttgccaaaaagacaaagaggtgactagcttttgactagtcaaccccacctcccatctttttcattttcatttttccttttctttcactacttccataatttctctcaattctccattttgaagattcatcatctaaatcaaatcggtcaagcttcaatccaaacaaattacatatttggaatccttgcaacttcctcttcgattccataccaatttcatctcatttgggtaactttctaaaatcactagatttctttaaattcgtgttcttgacttataaagtagttaattagtgtttatggctcattgtgatgtcgtgtatgtaatttgtatgctcgatttgttgtttttggtgtaactagttcattatgaaaattgcttgctaaatctttgattttggatgattaaaagttgtttaattgttaaagttcatgtattaaatatgttactagcgtcattagcttcaatttgatgtgtaggttgattaagaaaacttcaaaaacatgattattgattttgagatgtttgactagggtttgatagttcttgacatgaatttttggatgcttgaatgccatgaaatgttaattgttagtgtttagtagtaatgtatgcttcattaccttcaaaacggcatatcacatgtgtgaattggattcccgaaacttaaaatgcatttgatgaacttgaaactttgaaaatggattcttaatgatcacttgacggaaaatcggttattgaaattgatgtttttgtttgatgaaacgtgtttagttgttttccttgtcaaattacctttccaacgatatatagtatgcattttggatgttttcggttcataaaatatgttaatttgagttttggttcgtgacttggtctatttttctgcaaacagcaaaaattccaggtatgcgcgccgtgcaacctcagcgcgccgcgcaaaacagaaatcccagatatttgccccctttagttgagttctgacccggattgactctagggtgcgcgccgcgcaacccatagcgcgccgcgcatatgcccagctcatttttgtttttattttttcctttcacaaaatgtttcccgcttaaccgtaactccgattaacatgaaacttgaccattctgctcataaatgatttctcatcatgggaaaattgttggatacccgacccgaccccgttgaccttgactttgaccaagtttgacttttagtcaaacttaaccaaacaattatacgatcgttctaacatgcttaattacttgtatcgtgcatgaaacttgactaattgattcacatgctacataatcgagtcgtaacgagccataggactaattggacatctttgaccgtttgtgtttaccgttattgatataacctatatgtttaggtcaagactagctttgtctttgcacgcgtttacttgttgaagtactttattaactcttgcacgcaaggtgagatcatagtcccaattttactctttttgaacttatatttgggatgagaaaacataaacgattcttttgaactaagtgaacacaagaacgggaaaacaaacattctacatacgagtttagaacaaaaatcctcaattcgattatcattagttacacttgacgggtgtaagcgagaacttatgttatatggccatatgggttgacaaccctcatctttgacggttcgctaccgtctacagatgaaatatattttcgagaatcagtgtttgttctagcactatggatggggtatacaatggatggaatgttaagctttgataattgggtgctcgtgaatattaacttttagaatgtattactattatttcaacttttcaaaccttgtggttcgacttacttacttttactcacttacttacttaaacctatgatttcaccaacgttttcgttgacagatttctatgtttttctcagggcttgcacgatatgtgaaacatgcttccgcttactatttgatacttgcattggatgtcgagtatacatgcatttcatggagcgtcttttgactttactttaaaccgtgtcgtctagatttcatttgtacttataaccttgtaacttaacttttggttgaacaattcttgtaaactttggaaacaatctttattttgaaatgaaggcgacatattttggtcaaacgttgtcataaagacttatgaccaggtgatgggacccatgtagacgacgccgtcacttgacgatttgtcggggtcgttacaaaACACTCCAGGCACATGGGCGAACATTATTAGATGTATAGAATTGACACACACCAACAATTGCATCTCAACAAGCAGTTTACGCCTAAAATTGGGTAATGGTTCACACGCACTGTTTTGGCATGACCCTTGAATTTTTGACATCTCTCTTGCTACTCGTTTTCCGCGTTTATTCTCTCTTGATCAGAATCGAACAAGCTCGGTAGCCTCTAGATTTTCTAATGGGGCTTGGTTGTGGTTTTGGCGTAGGCCTCCAAGAGGAGGTGTGGAAGATAGTGAATTCACAGAATTATGCGAAGCTCTTCACTGGGTTTCCCTTTCTGCAGTTTTGGATCACTGGACATGGGATAATCCCCCTGACAACACTTTTACCGTTGCTCAAGCTAGACGTCTCATTGAAAACTTAAATTCGGTCAGTACTTCCACCTTTTCCATGTGGTGTAAGACTGTTCCGATCAAAATAAACATCTTCATATGGCGTCTTAATCTTGGCCATCTTCCTACCATCCCAAACCTTGAGCATAGAGATATTTTCGTGGACAGAAACACTTGTGCTCTTTGTGACGTTTCAGAAGAATCCCGTAATCACTTGTTCATAAGGTGTGACACAGGTTATCAAATTTGGTGCAAGGTAGGCATATGGCTAGATGTTTCGATCCCAATCTTGGACTCGGTGGAAGAATTATGGTCTTGGATCAATTCCCTTCCTCAGAACGGCAACAAAAGATTCATTGTTAAAGTGGTGGCGATCTCAACTCTTTGGCACATTTGGAGGCTCAGGAACAGCATTATTTTTAATGATCACAACATTAGAAAATCATATGTTTTCGATTACATTGTTTTGTCCGCTTTTAATTGAATTTTTTCGAGGTACCACAAGTCTTCTTTAAATTGGACTTCGTGATTACGCTCGCCATTGTATTCCTTCTAATCTTCTTAGCTTGTTGCTAAGTTTTTCTTTAATTTAATTTtgccgttccaaaaaaaaaaaaaaaaaatcttatctTATTATATAATTATACTTACGTCACAATACATTATtatcaaaatttattaaaaatgCACAATTTTATTTAAGCTAGTATTGACATCACCCAGAGAGGACTTAACCAACTTCTCAATCATATGCCACTCACACATCCGTTAGGAGGAAACCCAAACCGCAACAACCCTGACAGTACGGTTGAAGGTTGAGAAAACCTCCTCCGTAAAGCTAATTGCTGGGAGTACCAATTAAATCCCGACCCTTAGAATCGAACATGCGCCTACTCGTCGAGGGCAAACATGCCGCCCCTCTTATACCCTTCAGTTAATGCCTTGGTGGTATAAAAACGCCCAATATAATTAAttgatttaaagaaattttataaaagttttacaaCTATATAAAAAAAGAGTACGTAAGTACTTTAGAGTTACAAAGCGCAGTGAAACGTTCATATACACATATTTCACATGCAAAAAGATCAAACACAGAAATGTTAAGTAACTAAGAAGGTGCAAATCGATCCATGAGCATAAAAATCGTCTCCTCAGATGATATCCGTCTCTCCTTTGTTAAAGGCATGCCAGAATCCGGTTTTGTGTTATTAGCTGTTTTTGGTTCTTGAGTTGACGTTGATTTTAAGAACACGTTAGGCTTTTTAGTCGTCTTCTTCTTCTCGAACTGAATCTTTTCTCGAATTTCTGTTAACCGATCGCCCAACCATACATTCACCATTGTTCCCATTATTTGTAGCTCACAATTGTTGTTTGTTTAGTAAATTTATGAGTTGATGAATTGAACTATAAATGAGGTGATTATTTATACTAATATGAGTGAGTTGGGGTTGATCCGTTGATGGTAGGCGCCAATAGATTCAATACTTATTCATTGGGTGCGAATATTATTCAAGAATAAAAAATGGATATGCTTCTAGTAGCATGTTGTGGTAGTCCATGTATGTGGGTCTAAAATCAGTTAAGTTTATGTGAAAATTCAGAAATAATTTTCTGATTTTTCCTTTTTTTGAATGTTTTTTAATGTCCATTTATACTAAGTGATGCGATTCCTGATTTAAATTTTTGTTTTGTCTATATGGTTATCCTTTATGAGGAGTATGTTTTAGGTTACATAATCTATTTGCTTTTTTAGTAGTATGTAGCCTAATACTCCGTATGAAATATGATGTTCAATATGCACTTCTAGTATGATTGTTACTCTCCGTCCCAATTTAATACCTGCTAGATAAAAAATGCACCTtttaaaaatattatcatattttattttttatttactttactattttacttcttaatttttatttatttttatatattcataAAGTATGGTTGTATGGATATAGAAAGactttactttattattattatattataatatattatatatatatatatatatatatatatatatatatatatatatatatatatatatatatatatatatatatatatatatataggggcaggatcaatggggaagtaaccaatcggggggaagcggggggaagcaaaaaaaaaaattcgtttttttgaaatttttttttttccggcatcaagatcacacgaaaatatgaacatttagaagagacacctcgtgatgaatgttattatttaggcgggaaaacgatcgacaaaaataacattcaatataatattgttcgtcaagaatatgaacgttttttttccatgttttgtgaagtaaaatttagcccgatttagagtttagggtttagggtttagggtttggtgttttggatttattccataaacccaaaacaccaaaccctaaaccctaaaccctaaaccataaaccctaaactctaaaccgttcgtgttaaaaactcaatctaaattctaaatctaaatcctaaatctaaaccctaaatctaaaccctaaaccctaaatttctaaaccctaatatctaaaccctataaaccctaatatctaaaccctaatatctaaaccccaatagctaaaacctcaaaatacgctcgaaaaacacgttaattgttatatattacttcttcgagcgtttttccgccaaaataaaaacatttatcaaaaagtgtctctactaaatgttcatattttcatctcatctataatgttcgtgaacaaagttttttcaaaaaacgaaaaaaaaaaagtttttgcttccctccgcttccccccgaatggttacttccctcttgatcctaccactatatatatatatatatatatatatatatatatatatatatatatatatatatatatatatattattaaattaagatTAAGATCCATATATTATGCTAAAGTCAAAACTTAAATGTCAAAATAAAGTATAGGTTGTGATTGTGGGCTACCATAGGTTGTGATTAGCGGAGGAAAACCACGGGAACAGGGGCTCCATATACTGTGGTCGTAGCCCACTATTTTCACACCATGTATAAATTAGAATTTATATATTAGAAATATAAAATATTACTAAAATATACTCTTTGTAATAATTTATTGTAagtattcagttttttttttttttttttttttttaaggctaaAAAAGAGACTTGAATTAAATTGAAACGAACTTCATCACAACGATGAAGATACAAAGCACATTACAATGACAGAGTAAAAAACTCTGTCCATACCATAaacttacaatttgagagagaaaCTAAAAACATAATAAAGATGGGTTGTGGTCCCAAACATAAAATTGAGACCCATTGCAAAGTATAAGAATTGTAGCCCAAAGAAAAGTCTTGAACTTTATGTTGCGAACCAAAACCGAACGACACATGAACTTCCGATTGAATATAAAAGTCTTGAGTTTAAGATTTGTAGCCCAAAGAAAAGTCTTCGAGCTTTATGTTGTGGGCCTTCCCATGTGAACTCATCAATTGAAAGACTTTGAATAACAATGTTAGCTCATAAAGGAAGCAATCCAATGTATACGTGACCAAGCTTGAAATAACGAAAAGAAATCTAATCTCCAAATCGAAAGAAGACCTCCCGACCTTCCACTAGCTTCCACTTGAATTGAATCGAAGGCATAGTGTTTCCAAATCTCATTTAAAATAGGTTGTGCAACTACCTTTACCATAGTTTATTGTAAGTATTCAGTTTTAGTATTTCCTAAATTAATTGTTCActagaaaagaaataaaaaaattagGTTATATTATGCACTTAATGTTAATTTATGTGAATATGATCAAAAGAGAGAAAAAATAAGGatacaattgaaaaattaaaaagaatatacatgtgacgacccggaaatttccgaccaaatttaaacctaacctttatatgtttccgacacgataagcagaatttgtaatgttgaatatcaaaaagtttggaactacattcatgtaatcagttaccctttgaccgtgttcgacaattcacgaacaattatgtgtatatagatatgtatatataatatataataactgaaaatattaacaaagtatttgatatatatgatactttacatgaacgtatttgtttcgatatatttatcgatagaattaagagataatatcaaatgattgaattatcagatacattatgatatgattacgggccaatgttatgaggtccactatgatttaagaaatctattctttttgacaatattcggaaaatggtaaagtgatcta
The window above is part of the Rutidosis leptorrhynchoides isolate AG116_Rl617_1_P2 chromosome 1, CSIRO_AGI_Rlap_v1, whole genome shotgun sequence genome. Proteins encoded here:
- the LOC139854780 gene encoding uncharacterized protein translates to MRFHLKWVAWICACLVYSRASLLINGSPSEEFSIERGLRLGDPLSPFLFIIGMEGLQAAINDAFNAALYSGIRVGNPSYQVTISNCLFADDVLFVGEWNDENAYNLLAILACFSTFSGLKINLQKSSLFGLGVDSSEVNRMANLMGCSVATTPFIFLGILIGQNMNHSKGWTPIIEKVKKRLNSWKNRTSSVASRFSNGAWLWFWRRPPRGGVEDSEFTELCEALHWVSLSAVLDHWTWDNPPDNTFTVAQARRLIENLNSVSTSTFSMWCKTVPIKINIFIWRLNLGHLPTIPNLEHRDIFVDRNTCALCDVSEESRNHLFIRCDTGYQIWCKVGIWLDVSIPILDSVEELWSWINSLPQNGNKRFIVKVVAISTLWHIWRLRNSIIFNDHNIRKSYVFDYIVLSAFN